A stretch of DNA from Anaeromicrobium sediminis:
GAATTCCAAGAGCTCTACTTTTTTATGAATATTATCCATTATGGAAAGCTTTCTTTGAAGAATTAGGAGCACAGGTAATAGTATCGCAAAAAACAAATAAGGAAATTTTTAATAATGGAATAAAAAGTGCCGTAAATGAAGCTTGTATTCCCGTTAAAATATATCATGGACATGTGTTAGATATAAAAGATAAGGTGGACTATCTCTTTATTCCTCGCTTAAAGAGTATATGCAAAGGTGAATATATTTGTCCAAAGTTTTGTGGTCTTCCTGAAATGATTAAGTACTCAATAAATGATTTACCACCAATGATTTATCCTGAAATAGACTTTATGAAAGATAAAAAAAATCTAAAGGAAATTATTTGTGAAGTGGGTAAATATTTTACTGGTGATTCTACACGTATTTTGTCTGCCTATGATAAGGCGTATTTAAATTATAAAGCATACAAAGAAAGTGTAAATAAGGGTATGATTCCAATGGATGGTGAATCCATTATAAAAGAAACTTCTTGTTCTAAAGTGAAGACAGAAGATACAAAAAAGATTATGATTATGGCCCATTCATATAATTTATATGATACATATATGAACATGAGTATTATAAATAAAATCCAATCAAGGGGAGTAGAGGTACTTACTCCAGAAATGATAGATGAGGAATACATAAATGATTATGTTCATAAATTTAAAGGCAATATATATTGGACTTTTGCCAGAAAGCTTATTGGCACGGCCATGTATTCAATAGACACAAAAAATGTTCATGGAATAATTTATATTTCAACCTTTGGGTGTGGCATTGATTCTGTTGTAGGTGATATGGTTGAAAAGCATATTCGAAAAGAAAGTAATATTCCTTTTGTGCTTGTAACATTAGATGAACATAGTGGTGAAGCTGGAATCAATACTAGAATGGAAGCCTTTATTGATATGATTAAATGGAGGGATACAAGTGAAAATAACATTTCCGCTAATGGGTAATATGTATATTGCATTAAAGGCTGTATTTGAAGAATTAGGAGCAGAAGTGATTATTCCTCCAAAATGCAATAAAAGGACCCTAGAACTTGGAACACTACATTCTCCCGAATTAATTTGTATACCCTTTAAAATTACTTTAGGAAATTACTTAGAAAGTATCGAAAAGGGAGCTGATACACTTTTTATGTGGGGAGGAAGTGATCCCTGCAGAATTGGATACTACAATATGATTCAAGAAGAAATATTAAATACTTTGGGATATGACATAGAGATGATTTGCGGAGAACCTTTTAAAAACTTGAAAGAAATAAAATCTTTCCTTAATAAATTAAGTAAGGTATCAAATACATCTAATTACTTTAAGCTTTTACCTGCATTTATTAAGGGTATAAAGCTTATATATGAAATAGATGAATTTGATGATCTAGTCATAAAGACACGACCTAGGGAAATGATAAAGGGAGAAGTGGATAAATTATATTCCAAATTTGAAGAGGAAGTAAATGGTGCAAAGGGATATAAGGAAACATTAAATATAATTAGGAAAAAGAAAGAGGAATTAAAAAATGTATTAATTGATAAGAATAAACAGGTTATTAGGATTGGCATTGTAGGAGAAATATATACGGTTTTAGAACCTTATATAAATTTAGACATAATAAAAAAATTAGGGAATATGGGCGTTGAAGTTCATAGATCAGTAACTTCAAGTGAATTTATTAAGGAACAAATAGACTTTCTTCCTTTTATAAACTCAAATAAGGAAGAAGTACACAGAGCAGCAGAGCCCTATTTGAATACGGAAATTGGAGGACATGCAAGGCACACTATAGGGAATACTGTCCTTTATAGTGAGAAAGATTTTGATGGGGTTATCCACCTGTTACCTTTTACGTGTATGCCTGAAATAGTTGCACAAAGTATATTACCCACTATAGAAAAGGAAAAGAACATTCCCGTTTTAAAATTAATACTAGATGAGATGACAGGGGAGGCAGGATACTCTACTCGCATAGAGGCTTTTGTTGATTTATTACAAAGAAAGAAGGAAGCATATACTCAATAAAAAAAGGCTATTAGATTAATTAATCTCATAGCTTTTTTTCAATACATTTTATTGCGAATTATGACGGGGATATGTCAATTGTAGAAAAATGTTGAAATGTTCCGAAAATGGGTATAACATATAATATATAGACAAAAAATCATATTAATCTCTGATACTTAGGGAATTATAGATAGGAGAGAGTTATTATGAATTTAAAAAACTTTATGATAAAAAAATCTTATTTTATAAAATACTTTTTTCTATTATTTATAGGCATTAGCATATTATATACTTTTTTCTTTACAATACTTCAGTTAAATACTATTAAGGTTAAAAGAAATGAAATTGAGTTAAATGAAAAGAGGATAGTAGAATTAGAAAAAAATCTCATTGGTAAAGAATTTGATAATGTCATATCTGATTTACTGTATATATCAGATTCTATTAATGAATATGATTCTATGGAAAAAACATACGATCATCTGGCAAAGGAATGGCTAATTTTTGGTAATAGGAAAAAAATATACGACCAAATTAGATTTATTGACATTTCTGGAAATGAAATAATAAGGATTAACTATTATGATAATTTTGCCAATATTGTACACAAATCAGAACTGCAAAATAAAAAAGACAGATACTACTTTAAAGAAACAATGGGCTTAAAAAAGGGTCAAATATATATTTCTAAAATTGATTTAAATTTAGAAAATAAAAAGGTTCAAGAACCTATAAAACCAATGATTAGATTTTCAACCCCAGTATTTACAAAGAAAGGTGAAGTAAAAGGAATTGTAATACTTAACTATTATGCAAAATATTTGTTGCAAAACTTTAAAAGTATTTCAGCAACTAGTGATGGAGAATTATTTTTATTAAACTCTAATGGATATTGGATTTCAAATAATGATAAGAA
This window harbors:
- a CDS encoding acyl-CoA dehydratase activase-related protein, with protein sequence MSVKVGIPRALLFYEYYPLWKAFFEELGAQVIVSQKTNKEIFNNGIKSAVNEACIPVKIYHGHVLDIKDKVDYLFIPRLKSICKGEYICPKFCGLPEMIKYSINDLPPMIYPEIDFMKDKKNLKEIICEVGKYFTGDSTRILSAYDKAYLNYKAYKESVNKGMIPMDGESIIKETSCSKVKTEDTKKIMIMAHSYNLYDTYMNMSIINKIQSRGVEVLTPEMIDEEYINDYVHKFKGNIYWTFARKLIGTAMYSIDTKNVHGIIYISTFGCGIDSVVGDMVEKHIRKESNIPFVLVTLDEHSGEAGINTRMEAFIDMIKWRDTSENNISANG
- a CDS encoding acyl-CoA dehydratase activase-related protein; this encodes MKITFPLMGNMYIALKAVFEELGAEVIIPPKCNKRTLELGTLHSPELICIPFKITLGNYLESIEKGADTLFMWGGSDPCRIGYYNMIQEEILNTLGYDIEMICGEPFKNLKEIKSFLNKLSKVSNTSNYFKLLPAFIKGIKLIYEIDEFDDLVIKTRPREMIKGEVDKLYSKFEEEVNGAKGYKETLNIIRKKKEELKNVLIDKNKQVIRIGIVGEIYTVLEPYINLDIIKKLGNMGVEVHRSVTSSEFIKEQIDFLPFINSNKEEVHRAAEPYLNTEIGGHARHTIGNTVLYSEKDFDGVIHLLPFTCMPEIVAQSILPTIEKEKNIPVLKLILDEMTGEAGYSTRIEAFVDLLQRKKEAYTQ